One genomic window of Medicago truncatula cultivar Jemalong A17 chromosome 1, MtrunA17r5.0-ANR, whole genome shotgun sequence includes the following:
- the LOC25482710 gene encoding B3 domain-containing protein REM17, whose translation MATVDAEISVGDGDRRKRTKDEREGEQVDVQGRIGKQREWELIRLKDKIYSVEYFLDLEKYKVNVCGLNIKNLTFFYNTIRVVLRDKNSTTMTSKRGNKHTLSASTIRFFRVITTPILQDGKLMIPKGFTRDHMSDMLNPVFLKTPDGKKWEMCTTKINGDIWFQKGWKEFATYYSLDHGHMVLFQYEENSHFVVHIFSKSTLEIEYPFHGNQHEQNNFDQQSSDEDSIEILDKSPSCKKKTRPKSPIMCPQPHKKLRSDSSEGVGTSSRFQNLPKHHVQSSEDTGASAEFRKVKHELEQEQYQEQEQLNRVRSFKSNNPSFRITMKSSHIYSHSLYVPSQFANNHMKKEQSDILLQLLDGRVWDAKYCSAKINGGWKKFAVHNKLKIGDVCIFELTKSQYLTLKVIIFRLEEDPHSPSPQESIQRDKDFSDVESETIMTNKEEKATQKTSLRTKAEFLTNEAENQADKFKSKYPFFKVDIMPNQRGHSRLLVPNSFITNYLDNKEQMMIPRNFAERYWKDVSNPISLRLPNEFECKMFWVRRGYDIWLVNWKRFARSLRCGDLLVFQYKGGSDFHVIILDDSKLEIDYSSMRCNDEQDSNKHFKQEEECDDDCVEILSDIATPQGTNIDKNFFLTAAQQKNTGTNKGSMTKKAKRCSITGVVNEKSNNGNPSFELKLTRSYVHGRLCWIPTKFSREYLNEFEGFARLRVGEDRAWKVNVKFDYGKRCSILNVGWNLFTKDNNLQVGDVCKFEMTQSEPLSFDISISRVREEPSPNKLQGYEKEISSTNSGGSNVMKHNTYELFVNSSYPFVPDDFFE comes from the exons ATGGCCACGGTCGATGCCGAAATCTCCGTCGGCGATGGAGACAGGAGAAAAAGGACCAAGGACGAGAGAGAAGGGGAACAGGTTGATGTGCAAGGTCGGATCGGAAAACAAAGAGAGTGGGAGCTAATAAGATTGAAGGACAAAATTTATAGTGTGGAATATTTTTTGGATCTGGAAAAATATAAAG TCAACGTTTGTGGTCTTAATATCAAGAATCTCACTTTCTTTTACAATACAATCAGAGTTGTACTGAGGgataaaaattcaacaacaatgaCTAGCAAAAGGGGAAATAAGCATACACTCTCTGCTTCTACTATTCGTTTCTTCAGAGTTATTACCACACCAATTCTTCAAGATGGAAAGCTT ATGATACCAAAAGGTTTCACTAGGGACCATATGAGTGACATGTTAAACCCAGTGTTTCTCAAGACTCCAGATGGCAAAAAATGGGAAATGTGCACGACTAAAATCAATGGGGATATTTGGTTTCAAAAGGGTTGGAAAGAATTTGCTACATATTATTCACTAGATCATGGGCACATGGTATTATTTCAATATGAAGAAAACTCTCATTTTGTGGTGCATATATTTTCCAAGAGTACCCTTGAGATTGAATATCCTTTCCATGGCAATCAACATGAACAAAACAACTTTGACCAACAAAGTAGTGACGAGGACTCCATTGAAATTTTGGACAAGTCACCTTCATGCAAGAAGAAAACTAGACCAAAATCGCCAATTATGTGTCCTCAACCACATAAGAAATTGAGAAGTGACTCAAGTGAAGGTGTTGGAACAAGCTCGAGATTCCAAAACTTGCCTAAGCATCATGTCCAATCTAGTG AGGATACGGGTGCTAGTGCTGAATTCCGAAAAGTAAAGCACGAGCTAGAACAAGAGCAATACCAAGAGCAGGAGCAGTTAAATAGAGTTAGAAGCTTCAAATCAAATAATCCTTCTTTCAGGATTACCATGAAGTCTTCACATATTTATAGCCATTCCTTG TATGTCCCATCACAATTTGCTAACAATCATATGAAGAAAGAGCAAAGTGAcattcttcttcaactcttggatgGGAGAGTTTGGGATGCTAAATATTGTTCAGCAAAAATTAATGGTGGATGGAAGAAATTTGCAGTACACAACAAGTTGAAAATTGGGGATGTGTGTATTTTTGAACTAACCAAAAGCCAATACCTTACTTTGAAAGTAATAATATTTAGACTTGAGGAAGATCCACACTCCCCTTCACCTCAAG aATCAATTCAACGAGACAAAGACTTCTCGGATGTTGAAAGCGAAACTATTATGACAAATAAAG AAGAGAAGGCAACCCAAAAAACTTCATTGCGGACAAAGGCTGAATTCCTTACGAATGAAGCTGAGAATCAAGCTGATAAATTCAAGTCCAAATATCCATTTTTCAAGGTCGATATTATGCCAAATCAACGAGGGCATTCTAGATTG CTTGTACCAAATTCCTTCATAACAAATTACTTGGATAACAAGGAACAGATG ATGATTCCAAGAAATTTTGCAGAGAGATATTGGAAAGATGTATCAAATCCAATATCCCTTAGACTTCCAAATGAGTTTGAGTGCAAAATGTTTTGGGTACGACGTGGATACGATATTTGGTTAGTGAATTGGAAAAGATTTGCACGGTCGCTTAGATGTGGAGATCTTTTAGTTTTTCAATATAAAGGAGGGTCAGATTTTCATGTCATCATATTAGATGATAGTAAATTAGAAATCGACTATTCAAGTATGAGATGCAACGACGAACAAGATTCTAACAAGCACTttaaacaagaagaagaatgtGATGATGATTGTGTTGAGATTTTGAGTGATATTGCTACACCTCAAGGAACAAACATtgacaagaatttttttttgactgcAGCCCAGCAAAAAAATACAG GTACTAACAAAGGAAGCATGACTAAGAAAGCAAAGAGGTGTTCAATAACTGGAGTGGTTAATGAGAAATCCAATAATGGAAATCCAAGTTTTGAACTTAAATTGACACGAAGTTATGTCCATGGCCGTTTATGT TGGATACCAACAAAGTTTTCAAGAGAATACTTGAACGAGTTCGAAGGGTTTGCAAGGTTAAGGGTTGGTGAGGATAGAGCTTGGAAGGTGAATGTGAAGTTTGATTATGGTAAAAGATGTTCTATTCTGAATGTAGGTTGGAATTTATTTACCAAAGATAATAACTTGCAAGTTGGTGATGTGTGTAAGTTTGAGATGACTCAATCCGAACCACTTTCATTTGATATTTCTATTTCTCGAGTTAGAGAGGAACCAAGCCCTAACAAATTGCAAG GTTATGAAAAAGAGATATCTTCAACAAATTCAGGAGGTTCTAATGTGATGAAACATAACACATACGAGCTTTTTGTGAATTCCTCCTACCCG TTTGTACctgatgatttttttgaataG